The following nucleotide sequence is from Salvia miltiorrhiza cultivar Shanhuang (shh) chromosome 7, IMPLAD_Smil_shh, whole genome shotgun sequence.
tattgttgagtgtattgagagtgaataaaaggtagttgagtgtattgggagtggtgaaaatgtgttataattaatattgaaaattgttaaaagtgaaaagtaagaggattataagtggtggggtatagtccaaaaataggtaggaagttttttcgtggacgtcccaaaaaggaaagatatgaagttctttcgtggacggatggagtatatagcATAAATCAAGTGTAGAAATTATACgaaaaataccaaaaatatgaatataaaataCACTTAATTAATCAGTAATAAATttgctgaatattgaaaattaattaagatgCAGATACAGGATACAGTCCCtttataatttgagaaaaattttaattaaaattgtataaaacgacgtcatttaggcctcacaaaaactacttcgtctttactaatccatgTAAGTTTCAATTTCACACTCTATCtactgaaaaaacaaaaaaaaaatggaggaacgaaattgaaaaaattggaaAGGTGGTAATTAATTCGCtccacttcaaaagtcacgctAAAATTGCAATCTCGAActagtttgtgattttatttctCGAAATCCCTGTACACTTAATTATATCTAACTAGCTTATTTTATGATTCTAGAATTTGCATAGTTggttgaatttatgtgattggTTTGTTTATATCATACTGCCTTCTAATTTCTGATTTATAATTCTTGATTCtaatttcttgtggattatctgacCAATAATTCGcatgtttaattatttaatttgaaaCCCAACAGATATAACTATTTAATAGATTCAGGAATgtgtgatatgattttaaccttgagacccaaCGGAGATAGGTGAATCATAAGGAGTTATTCTTATGTGCTTTTGGAATTTAGTAGATTTTCTTAAGACTTAGCGGAAATAGAAAATTTACTAATCGTATAGACTACTATAGCAAAAGTGTGTGATTATTTATGTGATCTTTCATTTGGATTAGATTAAACTGATAATCGGATTAATAGGTTAACTATGTAGATATTTCAATGCGGTTAAAGGTGCTCATGAAAGACGCAGTAACATTGCTCCGCTGAGAAGCTCTTATTTGGAGTTTGGTGCTTTTATTGATGGTACGCGGTTTATTGAATCTCCTACTGAGGGTTTGCGCTTCACCTGGTCGGGCCGTCGGCTTTTTCCTCATCACATGGAGTCGGTGTTGGATAGAGCGCTTTTCTCGCAAGAGTTTGCTGACATTTGGGATTCTGTGGTGACTTCTGCTCTTCCTCGGCTCTCTTCGGACCACTCTCCGTTGGTTTTACAATGCCGAAAAGTGTTACCGTTGCAACGTAGACACTTCAGATTTCTCAATATGTGGGTGCTTCATCCCACCTTTTTGGACATGGTTTCGGATTCTTGGTCGGCACAGACTACTGCTTCTTTCCCGATTGTGAATGTCATGTTAAAGTTGAAGAACCTCCGAGCTTGCTTCCGGGTTTGGAATCGTGAGGTCTTCGGCAATGTGGATTCCTCCGTTCGCAGGCTGCAAAATCAACTGATGGATGTTCAGAAAAGAATCTCCGAGATTGGCTACACGGAGAGCCTTTTCGATGATGAGATAAAACTCCAAGCGGAGTTAAATGGCACTCTCACACAAAAGAATAGCTTACTCCAACAAAAGAGTCGGATTACTTGGCTGCATGATGGCGACAGGAACACTAAATTCTTCCATAGAGTCGTTAAATTCAAAAAGAGAAACGGCCCGATCACACGTTTGAACATTGATGGGACTGACGTCTATGAGCCCAGGACTATAGAGCAACACATTGTTAATCATTTTGCTACGCTCTTCACAGATGATGGTAGTCCGTTGGCGGATTCGGTGGAAATTGAAGCTTTCTCGACGCATGCGGTGACGGATGAGCAGAATAATCTCTTAGTCCGTATTCCTGGTGAGGGAGAAATTATGGCTACTGTTTTCGGCATGGATGCAAACAGTGCTCCTGGTCCCGGTGGCTTCTCGGGTATGTTTTTTCAGACTTGCTGGGGTATTATTAAGAGTGATGTGATTATTGTTGTTCAGACGTTTTTTCGTCATTCCTATTTGCCGAATGGGTGTAATTCTAACACCATGATTCTCATTCCTAAGAAAGACACGGTTGACTCGGTGTCTGATCTTCGTCCCATCGTGCTCTCCAACTTCTTTTTCAAGATTATTTCGAAGATCATGGCTGCTAGACTTAGCGTGGTTGCCGCTGCTCATGTTTCGCCTaatcagtttggttttattagtGGGCGTAATATCCACGACTGCATTATGCTTAGCTCGGAGGGCTTTAACTGTATGCAGCGCACCAACAGAGGCCTTAATATGGCTTGTAAAATTGATATTAGAAAAGCTTTTGACACGATTAGATGGGGCTTCATCGTTCAGGTTCTTCGGGCGACGGGCTATCATGAGGATTTCATTCGGTGGGTTCAGATCATCTTTACTTCGGCAAGGATTTCGATTCTCTATAATGGGAACCTTAGTGGTTATTTTGCCTGCTCACGGGGCGTAAGGCAAGGAGACCCTCTTTCTCCAATTTTATTTGGAATTGCCGAGGATGTGTTGAGCAACATTTTTCAGAGCTGTGTGGAATCCTCGCATTTGATTCCAATGGGCTTCAGCAGGACTACTAATTTCCCTACTCACTTATTTTACGCTGATGACATCATTTTATTTTGCAAGGCTACTGTTCAGAATGCTCGCAAAATACAAGAGATTATCAACTATTATGGGTCTATCTCGGGTCAGATCTGTAGCTCTGAAAAATCGAATATCTTCTTCGCCAGGAGAGTTCCAACGGACAGACGACGTGCAATTCAGCGTGCTTTGCATTTCTCCATTGGTTGTTTGCCCACTTCCTACCTTGGGGTGCCTATTTTTATTGGGAGGAGACGCAAGGCTTTCTTTTTGCCGATTTATGACCGGATTGTTCAAAAGTTTGCCCGTTGGAAAGGACTTCAGCTTTCTATAGCTGGTAGACTTTGTCTGGTTAAATCGGTCATACAAAGCTCGCTGGTGCACTCGATGATGGTTTACAAGTGGCCGAATTCTCTCCTTCACTCGCTGGATAGAAAGTGCAGAAACTTTGTGTGGACTGGAAGTGTGGATAAAAAGCCAACTTGTGTGGTTAGTTGGGGATGTGCCTGCTCTATTAAAGAGGAAGGGGGTTTGGGAATTCGTTCTTTCACCCTCATGAATAAATCTTACCTGATGAAATTAGCTTGGAAGATGATTAAAGGTGTGGATTGGGTGCACCAAATTATTAGAACCCGTTACCTCACAAAATTCGGTTATGCTAAGTTTTCGGTTGCTAATTCGCCGATCTGGGTTGGGGTCAAACATGAGGTGAATCAACTGGTGGAGAATACTTACTCTTGCGTCAATGGCGGTGATAATACTTTTTTCTGGCGTGATGATTGGCTTGGATACAAGTTGGTGGACAAGCTAAAAATCCCACATTATATGCATGAGTACCTTAACTTCTCGGTGAGGGATTATTTCTATGACGGAGTGTGGCATTTCTCGGCCTCCTTTGTTAACCGTTTTCCCGAAGTGGTTGCGGACATTCTGCTCGTGCCGATGAGTAGTGATTCTGATTCCCGCTACTGGAAAAACTCGATAAAGGGAGACGTCTCGGCTGCTCTTGCTTTCTCTAGTTTATGCCACGGTTTTCCCAAAGTGACGTGGGGAACTTGGATTTGGGAGCCGTTTATCCCTGTTCGACGGTCCATTCTATGTTGGAGGGTTATACATGGTCGTCTTCCCACGTTGGATATTTTAATCCGACAAGGTTTCTCGACTCCGAATGGTTGCTCTATTTGCTTCTTGGGGGCGGAATCGATATCTCACTTAATGTGGGAGTGCTCGAAAATTAGGATTTTGTGGAAAGAGCTGCTTTCTTGGTTTCAGTTGGATCATCTTCGGGCGTGCACCGATATTCATGATTTTCTCGTTGCGGCTTGGAATGTCACTTTGAGCACTCGCCTTAGGGCTTTCTGGAAAGCTGGGATTATATCCCTCATGTGGAAAATTTGGGATTGCAGGAATAGGATCATTTTCGAGAATGTCAGTTTTGAAGGTCGATCTATTTTGGCTTTTGTGAGAAGTTTTGTCAAGGAGATTGACAACACGTCGATGAACCTGGGCAATACTAATAGCTCTTGGACTGATTATATGATCTCTCGAAACCTCGGTGTGAATAACAAggtggcgcctcctcctcgtATGACTGAAGTGCACTGGTGGCCTTCGGTTCATCactggattaaagttaatactgatGGTTCTGCACTTGGCTCGCCGGGAATTATCGCCGCTGGAGGAGTTTTCAGGGATAACTGGGCGGTGGTGCGTGGCTGTTTCCATATTAAAGGAGGCGTTGGGTTTGCTTTTGAAGCGGAGCTGTTGGCAATTATCACGGCCATCAACATTGCTCACAGTAGGCAATGGTTGCACCTGTGGATTGAATCTGACTCGACTTATGTCGTGCGTCTTCTGGAGTCCAGGACAATGGCTGTCCCGTGGCGTTTTATTGCCTCCTGGAAACAGGCTCTCCACCACCTTCGTGATATTTCGCTGATGGTTACGCACATCTACAGGGAAGGCAATCAGCCGGCTGATATAATGGCGAATAACGATCGTCGGGAGGGATGGTGGCCTTTCGCGATTGAGGAAATTAAGCTCGCGGTGTCGCGGGACATGTCTACACATAGTTATGTTCGTGCTAGCAGGTAGTTCGAGCTTGGTGGTGAGTCGTTTTTGCTGGGACTGTGATGTTTGGGTTTTTTGGCTGGATGGAAGCGGCTGGATGAGTGGGAGGAGAAACTCGAAAAGAGGGAATGGGTTTGATGCTTTTGTCGAACAGTTGGAGGACAATTATGCTCAATAGTTGGTTTGGAACTTTGGTCGAATACTTGGTGGCCGCCTCTCACTTGGCTGTCATCTCGGTTTTTCATGGTTCTCACGCTTGCGTGGATTTCAACAACAAGCAGTCGGTTGACATGAATTATTGGGCTCGGCTGTTGGATTCGGTTTTTTTAGACTTGGAGGACAAATTGGTTCAAAAAGTTGGCTTGGGACTTTGGGCGAAGCTTGGTGGTCGTCTCCCACATGGCTGTCACCATGGATCTTCTCGTTTGTAATGCGGCACAGGTGGCGAGGTTTGCTGGCTCGGAACGCGGACGTGAGCTCCcggcgacggcatataaccggTCGGGATGCTTTCTTAGGCTGGATCGTTCCTTTTGTTGTGCTCTCGGCGACGCGGCACAGGTGGAGAGGTTTGATGGCTCGGAGCGCGGACGAGAGCTCCCGGCGACGGCATATAATCGGCCGGGATGCTTTCTTAGGCTTGATCGTTCTTTTAGTCGTGCtctcggcgacggcgtataatcGGCCGGGTAGCATGATTAAACGGGGGTGGTTTTTTAGTGagcttacggcgacggcgtataaccggccggatAGCTTGGTTTTTTTGTTATGGCATTTaggcgacggcgtcttaccggccTTATGCCTTTTTCTTGCTGCTTTTCTTGAGGGAAGAGCCGGGactgtttggggacgatggttaggccggagttctggaaactttcccttccgcccttccctctttttccttttctcttttttctctctagacgggtactctttttccttctcacGGTTTTTCCCATGGGGTTTTCCGTgacaaggttttaatgaggctcggcccttagtctgcttctctgtgctttcaagggtttcttagggttttttttcctttttcttttaataaaatcgtaTTTAATaatgtagatttaattaatgtgATTGTATTTCATAGGAccaatatttttattcttgatttttataatttgattttagtTATTTGTATCGCATTAGTCTAGTTCTAGTTCACCATCATATTTATGTTAAGTTGTCTGAATATTAAATAGGTACTAGTGcgcaacccgtcgaaattcgacaggaaattttaacttattatataaattatttttaaatttatttaatttaaggtaatatagttgaaattatattaatttgaatcatatttctcaattaaatgttaaccttttgttagaataataaatattctttttatgtagatttttatttaataatattttgaaaaatgtatcgatattgaaaattttatttcatctgagcatcatctcgtctgaacattgtaggatcatatcataatctaaatttCGGAAGACGACAACTTACGTTTGAACATCAaacttttgagtatcatctcgtctataccttaaaatacaaaaaaatgaatttttatgcgtcaagtttttttaacatcactatctgaagctttaaaaatcaaagttgaattgtgagattgtatgatttggagcttctaacatcataactaacttgtaaacatcattttgtatggaacttgaaaaaatcttgacaaacttttatgcattattagttctaaatattataatttggttccaagaatcatctcgtttggagctaaaaaaaataaatttaacttgtgagtatcatctcatttgaactttgaatgaccacaattaagttacaagaattatcttgtgtgtagctttaaagatcattatcatctttagcttgtaagatcataactaacttctaaatatcatcttgtatgcagcttgaaaaatcttgacaattttttgtgcattatttcatgtgaagcttgaaatatcataattgggtttcgagcatcatttcgtttgaaatttgaaagaataaaatggactcgtgaacattaattatcttcaaatcttgagtttcgagcatcattccgtttgaaaattgaaagaataaaattgactcgtgaacattatctcgtttgaagtttgaaagaccataactaagttttgaaaatcatctcgtgtgtagcttaagaaagttgacacgagattcaaattgtattaatttatttagtaatttaattgatagattttcataaaaaaaatctatgttgaatccaaattttatttttaaaattttatacaaaatatattattttataatcaaattaatttgaagaaataatttacttaataaaaccaatttattttttcaaattaaattaattagaccatgtatttaattaaatgaatttggtcaaattaaattgacaaaacaattcaaattgtattgtctcaatcattccgccaattaaatgtagatttttaatttggagagcaagaacttattcttgtataagttttattttggtgaaatcttttaaaaatactcaatgtgaaatgaggtgatttatatgcattcttcactcgattgagattatt
It contains:
- the LOC130993790 gene encoding uncharacterized protein LOC130993790, whose translation is MCDMILTLRPNGDRYFNAVKGAHERRSNIAPLRSSYLEFGAFIDGTRFIESPTEGLRFTWSGRRLFPHHMESVLDRALFSQEFADIWDSVVTSALPRLSSDHSPLVLQCRKVLPLQRRHFRFLNMWVLHPTFLDMVSDSWSAQTTASFPIVNVMLKLKNLRACFRVWNREVFGNVDSSVRRLQNQLMDVQKRISEIGYTESLFDDEIKLQAELNGTLTQKNSLLQQKSRITWLHDGDRNTKFFHRVVKFKKRNGPITRLNIDGTDVYEPRTIEQHIVNHFATLFTDDGSPLADSVEIEAFSTHAVTDEQNNLLVRIPGEGEIMATVFGMDANSAPGPGGFSGMFFQTCWGIIKSDVIIVVQTFFRHSYLPNGCNSNTMILIPKKDTVDSVSDLRPIVLSNFFFKIISKIMAARLSVVAAAHVSPNQFGFISGRNIHDCIMLSSEGFNCMQRTNRGLNMACKIDIRKAFDTIRWGFIVQVLRATGYHEDFIRWVQIIFTSARISILYNGNLSGYFACSRGVRQGDPLSPILFGIAEDVLSNIFQSCVESSHLIPMGFSRTTNFPTHLFYADDIILFCKATVQNARKIQEIINYYGSISGQICSSEKSNIFFARRVPTDRRRAIQRALHFSIGCLPTSYLGVPIFIGRRRKAFFLPIYDRIVQKFARWKGLQLSIAGRLCLVKSVIQSSLVHSMMVYKWPNSLLHSLDRKCRNFVWTGSVDKKPTCVVSWGCACSIKEEGGLGIRSFTLMNKSYLMKLAWKMIKGVDWVHQIIRTRYLTKFGYAKFSVANSPIWVGVKHEVNQLVENTYSCVNGGDNTFFWRDDWLGYKLVDKLKIPHYMHEYLNFSVRDYFYDGVWHFSASFVNRFPEVVADILLVPMSSDSDSRYWKNSIKGDVSAALAFSSLCHGFPKVTWGTWIWEPFIPVRRSILCWRVIHGRLPTLDILIRQGFSTPNGCSICFLGAESISHLMWECSKIRILWKELLSWFQLDHLRACTDIHDFLVAAWNVTLSTRLRAFWKAGIISLMWKIWDCRNRIIFENVSFEGRSILAFVRSFVKEIDNTSMNLGNTNSSWTDYMISRNLGVNNKVAPPPRMTEVHWWPSVHHWIKVNTDGSALGSPGIIAAGGVFRDNWAVVRGCFHIKGGVGFAFEAELLAIITAINIAHSRQWLHLWIESDSTYVVRLLESRTMAVPWRFIASWKQALHHLRDISLMVTHIYREGNQPADIMANNDRREGWWPFAIEEIKLAVSRDMSTHSYVRASSWRTIMLNSWFGTLVEYLVAASHLAVISVFHGSHACVDFNNKQSVDMNYWARLLDSVFLDLEDKLVQKVGLGLWAKLGGRLPHGCHHGSSRL